In one window of Archocentrus centrarchus isolate MPI-CPG fArcCen1 chromosome 11, fArcCen1, whole genome shotgun sequence DNA:
- the bloc1s4 gene encoding biogenesis of lysosome-related organelles complex 1 subunit 4 translates to MDHHRVDRVGLLSPLEESSAEISTDSGIVSQSASSLSMVSEILSSGTVSQSPSFGAAAGAAAAANVISQSPSLDEAAEPGATDQHDPEQDDEVLRHTALSYSSYIRATAGDEILCLEKSLEEMLTRVDEFVGMLDMIRNDTSQIVNENLPQIQQKSDEMRQIYRRIDKLEAFVKMVGANVSAMEEQVTQAEGELGTLPGAFKKILRTMTVPGFLNKPASPRRPAPHQRQEIPSVFRTDDYFTSQPEQ, encoded by the exons ATGGACCATCATCGGGTTGACAGGGTGGGCCTGCTGTCTCCCCTGGAGGAGTCCAGCGCTGAGATCAGCACAGACAGCGGTATAGTCTCACAGAGTGCGAGCAGTCTGTCGATGGTGAGCGAAATCCTCAGCAGCGGGACGGTGTCGCAGAGCCCCAGCTTTGGAGCAGCGGCgggggcagcagcagcagctaacgTGATTTCTCAAAGCCCGAGCCTCGACGAAGCTGCAGAGCCCGGGGCAACCGACCAGCACGACCCAGAGCAGGACGACGAAGTGCTGAGACACACCGCCCTCAGCTACTCCTCCTACATTAGGGCGACAGCAGGAGACGAG ATCCTGTGTTTGGAGAAAAGCTTGGAAGAGATGCTGACAAGAGTAGATGAGTTTGTTGGAATGCTGGATATG ATCCGTAACGATACCTCGCAGATAGTGAATGAAAACCTACCTCAAATCCAGCAGAAGTCTGATGAAATGAGACAGATATACAGAAGAATTGATAAGTTGGAG GCCTTTGTAAAGATGGTGGGAGCCAATGTCAGTGCAATGGAGGAGCAAGTCACACAGGCAGAGGGAGAACTAGGAACACTACCGGGTGCTTTCAAGAAGATCCTGCGCACAATGACCGTCCCAGGCTTCTTAAAT AAGCCGGCCAGCCCAAGACGACCAGCACCACATCAGCGTCAAGAAATCCCCAGCGTGTTTCGGACAGACGATTATTTCACGTCACAGCCAGAACAGTGA
- the LOC115788830 gene encoding nuclear transport factor 2-like, translating into MACEKEIWQKIGEGFVQEYYNQFDNTNRMGLGNLYSPDACLTWEGSPFQGREAITGKLANLPFKRIKHIITEQDFQPTVDSCILIMVFGQLQVDDDPPMAFHQVFMLKSLNCAWACTNDVFRLGIHNIPV; encoded by the exons ATGGCGTGTGAGAAAGAAATATGGCAAAAGATTGGAGAGGGTTTTGTCCAGGAATATTACAACCAGTTTGATAATACCAACAGGATGGGACTGGGTAATCTTTAT TCTCCTGATGCCTGTCTGACATGGGAAGGATCACCTTTTCAGGGGAGAGAAGCTATAACTGGCAAACTAGCA AACCTGCCTTTCAAGCGTATTAAACACATCATCACAGAGCAGGACTTCCAGCCGACAGTAGACAGCTGTATCCTCATCATGGTGTTTGGACAGTTACAG GTAGATGATGATCCACCGATGGCCTTCCATCAAGTGTTTATGCTGAAATCCCTCAACTGCGCGTGGGCGTGCACGAATGATGTGTTTCGACTAGGGATACACAACATACCAGTGTAG